The Herpetosiphon gulosus nucleotide sequence GAAAGGTTAATGTTGCAGCATTGGCTCGCAATGAGGCTTCAATCGAATCCATCGCTGCTGAAACTTCATCGAGATAATCGCCACCAAGCACTTTTTTGAGCATCGTCCAAAATTCAGCATCAGCCAAATCTTGCAAGCCCGTTTTGGCGAGCAGTTTCTCCAGCGATACCGCCGATTTGATCGTGCTGAGCAGCGAATCAATTTCGTAATCGCGAATATTGGTTAATTCTTTGGAGGCTACATTAATCGCTTTGTTGATCAATTGGTTGAGCGATTCAGGCGAAAGCGTCTCGACCAAACTATACAATTGATCATACAAGCGTTGCAGTTCGTTCAAAATAATCTCAGGATCAAGCTTGGCGACCAATTTAGCCAACTCGGCATTAGCATCCTTGAGCGGAGCCAATAATTCCGAAGGCTTGAACTCTTCCAAGGTTTTGATCACCAGTTGATACGGCGCTGAGTTGAGAATTGCATCGGTGGCGATTGTGCCAGGATTAAATTCATCGATCATGCGCTCAATCACCAATACCTGATTTTTGAGCAAATTGACCAACTCTTGCAAGGGTTCGCGAATTTGGCGGAAGGCATCAAGCAATTCAGGCTTGACAATCTCATCAACTTTGACCGCTTCGATCACTTTTGCGCCAACTTTAAGCGCAGTTTTCTGCGGCGTACCCATGCTGGCAACATCAATCGCCCGCACATTGCCCTCTAATTTGGTGGTTTGCTCAATCACCAAATCAAAGACTGGTTTGAGCGAAGCATCGCCGATTTTGGTTTTGAAATCTTCGATGCCTTGACGAGCTTTGTTCAGAGCATCTTGCACATCAGGTCGATTGAGCACTTCGCTGATTTTGCCTAGCAATTGGCGAATTTGCTGCTCAAGCGTGTTGAAAGTTTGAGTCAATTTGGCATCAACATTGTCTTGCACATTTTTGACTGCCGCATCAAGTTTGAGTTTCAATTCCTCGATGCGCACAAAAAATTGCTCGATCACGCTGCTAATGCGGTTACAGCCATCTTTAATTTGGCGCACGACAGGCCCAACATCAACCTGACTGAGAAAGGCTTCGATCTCAGCGGTGACGTTGGTAATTTGGGTTTGCAGGCCATTTAACACGCCGCTGACGCTTTGGATGTTGGTTTCAATCGCGGTCGAAACGTTGCGAGCAGCTTCTTCGGCCTTTTTGGCGGCGGCCTCAAGATATTTGACAATATCGTTGGCCATATCGGTTAATTCTTTGATTGGGCTGGTGATTGCGCCCAAAACTTGGCCAGTTCGCGCTGTGAGTTGATCAAAATAGGCTTGCAAAAACACATCGTCGGTAGCGCCAAAATCGAGCACTTGGGTCAAGGCTTGTTGCAATTGCGCCACATCTTTGACCAGCATGCGTTGCAAGGTTTTATCGGATTGCTGAATCTGGCTCAAGCCTGAAAGCAAGGTGCTGCGGCTCAACTGCTGAAAGGCATCAATATCTTGGCTTTTTTCGAGTGCATCGAGCGCTTGTTGATACGATTTGAGGTAGCCGCTGCTGAGCAAGGTATTGGTGGCAGTCAGGCTATACAGGGGCAAATTATGGCGCAGCGTGCGCAATTGCACCACGTAAATTTCGGCCAAGGCCTCGGTGGTTAGCTCAGTCATTTTGGCCGGATCAGTCAGGGTATTCTTGAATGATTCGACAATTTTCAGCAGCATGCCCAAAATCCGCATGGGCGTTGAAGCCCCGGCATCAGCCAATTTGCGTAGCGGTGCAGTAAAACTATCAACATCAAGCCACGGCAGATCGGGGGTCGTGGTTGGCGTATCAACCTGCACCGGAATCACTGCATTGGTGATTTTGCCCATTGTGCCGTTGACATCGAAGGTTGGCGCAGGCAAGTTGATCGGCAGCGGCTTGCTGGTCACATCGCCAATCAAGGCATTGCGATTAACCCCGCCTAGTTGATCAAGCGGCGCGTTGATTCGCCCAGTAAAGCCTTCTTTGGTCAAGCCTTGGGGCATTACTGGCAAACTGACGGCAGGGCTAGTGCCATCAGGCGTAGCCGCTGCCAGATCATCTTTAATTGCTCCAGCGTTGATCTCGCGCATGCCATCGGCACCAACGGCGCTGGGGGTAAATTTCCCATCGAGCAGGCTGGTTAATTGGCCTTTGCCCGGTAATTCATTCAACAACGATTGCATACATCTCCCCGTAACACACTAGCCCAACAGGCTGCGCAGCGCTCCCAACGAATCGCTCAGACTGCTGGCGGCTTCACGCACCGGATCTAGCGCGGTTTTCAATGGTTCAACTGGATTGGTTATCTCGGGCAGCGAGCCAAAAGCCAAAGCATCGGGCAGGCTCGCCAGCGTGGTCAATTGGACAGCTTGGGTTTTGATGCTGGTGTTAACTTGAGCCGCTGCAACCTTGCTTTTACTTGGCGCTGCATATTCGACAATCTGCAACCGATAACTATATTGGTCTGGCTCGTAGGCTTGTTGAGTCACTTGAAATTGATCAAGCGTAACTTTGGCAACATAGCCTTGACCGACAATATCGGCGATAAACTCGACTGGCTCTTGTTTAAGATAAATACCGCGCAACTGCTCCAGCATGGTTTGGGCTTCGGCTCCATAACAGATGCCTTCAATTTGCAAACAAACCGAGTGTCGTCCAAGCTGTTGGCTCACATCGCCAGCCATACCTGGCACATGGTGATACACCGCCGCCCGCTGTTCGAGCGTTTGAATTCGATGCACCCGTTGTAAAGCAATGCCTGCTAGCTCAAGCGCCATGGCTCCGCTCCTGATTAATCGCTATAAAAACGCAAATATTCGCGTTGCAAGGCTTGGGTCAGAGCTTCTAAAACGTCGTTCACCAGTTGTTCACGTTGAATTTCGCCAGCATGATTGGAATGTTGTGAAGCAACCGATTGCTGGATCGCCTCAATCGGCGGTGGTTGGTCTCTTGGCGTTTGGGCCGCATTGGCGATTGCCAGCAGGTTTGATGGCTGAACTTGGTTGCTTGGCAATTCCAAGGCTGGCTTGGTTGGATGAATGCTCGGCGCTGGAATGTTGTGGTTGGTTGCGCTAGCCGCTGCTTGGTTGCCAACCGCTGGCGTAATCCATGTCCTCTGAGCGTTGGCGATTTCAGCCAGATCGAAGTTTCTAAGCATGGCCTCAGGTTGGTCAGCAGCCTGATTTGGGCTATTTGGTTGACTGAGGCTCTGCGGAATTGCCGCCTGCTGCCAAGCTGAGGCCGTGCTGTTGCCTGTAGCTTGCAGATTTGCTTGGATTGGTAACGACGGTTGAACTGGCTCAAGGCTCTGGCTAGGTAAAGCTTGTGGCAGCGCTTGGGCTGGCTCAAACTGAGCAAACGCCTGAGGTTGAGCGACCTCTGCCAACAAGGCCGTTTCAGCTTGGTTCGCGCCCTGCCAGAGCTGGGCAAAATCGGCTAGGCCTTTGATTGGGTTAGCTTGTTGTATCCAAGCTTGGTTGCCGCTTGGCTCAAGCGTTGGAATCGATGGCAGGCTTGCGCCATGCTGCGCTATTGGGCTTGGCGCAACATCCAAGTCAGTGCTGGCTGTTGCAATTTCCGATAAGCCTTGATTTAGCTGATTAGTTGTAGTTTGATCGGTCAAATCGGCTTGAAACGGCGCAGCTTTGGGCAACGGCGCGGCAGCCAACACCTGTCGAGTATCACGCAGCCTAGGCCGAACCACAGCTTTTGTAGCTTGGGTTTGGCTGGACATGGCTGAAACTTGCGGCTGAAACAGATCTGATTGTGGCTTAGCAGGCATGCTATTTGCAATCAACGCAGGTTGCCAAGCATCTGAATATGTTGGTTCAAGCTCAGCAGCTTGGGTCTGGTTGCGCGGTTGACCAGTGATCAATTGGGGAATCAAGCCGCTACTCAAGCCCTCAGCCCAAGCACTGAGTTGTTGTAATTGCTCAGCCAAAGCCAGCTCAGTTTGCCAATCGTCAGCCAACATGCTGGCTGGTTCTTCGCTTGGCAACCACATCGTTAAGCCATCCAGCCATGCGCTAAAATCGGCCTGAATCGCCGTGCCAAGAGTTATTAAGCTTGATTCGGGCTTATTCACTGCCAACATCCTCGGCTAATAATTGCAAATACAGCGTGATTTGAGCCATCGTCAAGGCCTGCACTTGCTGCGGTGTCCAGCCAAACGCCTTGGCAAGGCGATAGCTGGCCTGCAACAACGGCGCTTGCTGCAACTCAATTAATCGCTTTTTTTTTCAGTCATGCCACTAATTTCGCGAATATGCGCGATCAAAAAATCGACCATGCCCAAGTGCATGCGCTTGACTTGCTCCAAACTCAGGCTTGGCTCGACCAACGCCTCTTTGATCAACAACAGCGGAATCAGACTTGAATCCTGTTTGGCGGCTCGCATAATCAATTGAAACGTGCCAATCGTGATCGGCTGGAGTTGCACCACCAATTCACGAGCGGTTGCAGTGGCCTGACCAGGCTGAATAATGTCGGCTGGAATCGTCACGGCATAGCGTGCTTGAGCGCCAGCAAGCAATTCATCGGCAGTTAGGTGGTTGTCGCTCATGCAAGCTCATTCCTCTAGGCGCTGGTTTCGGCGCTGCTCATGCGAAGGGCTTTGAAGGTCACCGTTTCCATCACGAAATCGTCTTCGGGCAAGCGAAAACTCCACGTATCAAACTTGACCCCAAAGATTGTGAGCGTGCTGCTATTGTCAGGCGAAGCCGGATTAACCAAATTGATTACGATATTAAAGGATGGTTGGGCAATGGCTCCGGTTGGGGGTGGGCTTTTCGAGCCATCGCCAAGCAACAAGCGAATCAGTGCGCCGTTGATATGGGCGCGTTCAGCAGTGCCCGAAATATTGATATTGCCTGGGCGCAGCTCGGTGGCAAAGCGCCGACCAATTTCGTGGTAAGGCCGAATATCGTTTTGCACCACAATTTGCACATTTTGTAACCGCCCGACCACGCTTGAGAGGGCATATTCGCCGATCAAGGCATCGGCCAAGCCACCTTCGGCGGTGCTGCTATCATCGACCGCTAGCACCAACGACGCATCTGAGCCACGAAAAACATTGACATTTGGCATGAGTTTGCTCCTAACCCAAATACATCGTTACTAAGATGAAGTCGATACTGAAGGTTGGCTGCAATGTGAGCGACACTTGCACTTCACCAGCAATTTGCTGAGCGCGAGTCGCCGAAACATCCAACGAATAGCCAACCAAGGCCTCATCTTCGACCATACGGGTCAAAAAGGCATCAAGCGTCGCTTTCATTGCGCCGCGCACGCGGTCGTTATTCAACTTGCCAATGTAGGGATTACAGGCTGAGCGCACGCCATAGATCGCATAATCGACGATTCGGCGAGTAGTAATTTGATGCCAAGCCGAATTGGTGGCGGTGGTAATGCCTTTGACCACGCGCCAGCCTTCACGTTTTTCGACCACCAAAACTCGTTTTTGCACCAATTGTTCAAGCTGCGAGGCGCTAAAGTTGGTGGTCAAGCCTTCAATTGCCACAGTTTTGTTGGTCGGGCTGGATTGAACTGGTAAAGCGGCGATCAGGCCAGCCACAGCAGCAGCCAAATAACTGCCAGGCAAGGAAACTTGACTGACAGTTTGGGTGGCTGGATCGCTAACCGAGCTTTTAATCCCAGGTGCGACGAAAATCAAGCGGTCGCTGGCATAGCTATGACCAGAGATTTTAGCGATATCGTCGCCAAGCGCACTGCCGATTAAGCCGATGCGTTCGCGTTTAATGCCTGCGGTGGTGGTGAGGTGAGCGATTAAAGCATTGGCCATGCCCACGTTTGAGTTATCTTGACCAGCTAATAAGACCAAATTAACGATTTCATTTTCCAATTCAGCGAGGGCAGTTTTATAATTATCAACTGTTACGCCTTCGCTGCGCACTGCATAAACCGTTTTGCCGCCGTTATTATAAATTTGCTCCAAAGCCCGAACCAGGGTTAATTCGTTTTTTGTGCCGCCCTGCCAAGCGTCGCTAGCCCCGAAGATCGCCTTGGCCTCGCTGAAACTGCCCAAAATTTGAACTTGATTGATTGGACCACTTGCTGCCGTGCCAACAATGCCAATATAGCCCGAGGCGATGCGCCCTGCGCTAATCAGCCCCTCATCACGCACCGTGATGTAGGTGCCTGGCAAAATCACTTCAGCCATAATACCTCCCTAAACAATACGCACACCAAAGAAGCATTTACAGCATTACGTTGCTATAAACGAATTTGAACTCTTTTGAGCGATTCGGGTGGAAAGTAGGAGTAGGTTGTGGAATTGCTGCTACTATAGCATAGGCCAAAAGTCAGCGTCAACGGATTTTTCGGGCGATTTTGGCCTTGGCAACTCCAATTGCTCACACACATTGCACAAAGAGCATGCAGATCATGGCTTCTGACAGATAGGCGAGTTAGTTAAAACACGAATGAGAGTAGTAGGTTTTAGGGTTCAGGGGCTAGGGATCAGTATTTTGATCCACGAAGAGCACAAAGAGCACGAAGGTAGTTTTTTAGCCACAGATTAGCACAGATAGATATGATTATTCTCCTATGCTCAATGCCTGATCGCTAGCCCCTGACCTTTTGCTTTCAGATCTCATCCCTCATCCTTCTCTGCGCCTCTGCGTTAAATATCGATCCACGAAGAACGCGAAAGAATGCGGAATCAGAGGTCAGGAATCAGGCCTAAATCAGCTGAATTCTGGCCCCTGATCCCTGACACCTAGCTCCTCGTTAAGAGCGCATCCATTCATTGGGAACACGCACAGCCAAGACCGTGCCAGTTGCACACAGCTGATCGGCGGCGCTAAGCGTGCAGGTCACCAAGGTTTTGCGCTCGTTTTGCACCGCGAAGCGAGCACGCAACTCCAAGCTTGGGCCAAGCGGCGTTGGTTTGTGGTAGGCAATTTCAAGCTTACCAGTCACATACCAAATCGGCATGGGGCTGCTTAGCGCAACCCCAACCTGTTGAGCAGCCAAGGCCATGGCACTAATAATTGCGTGGCAATCGATTAATGCGCCAATGATTCCGCCATTAACCACATGAGTTGGCGAGGCACAATGCCATGGCTGTGGTTGCCAATGACAAATTGCTTCAGCACCATCCCAATAGCTTTTGATTTGCAAGCCATGAGGATTATCCTTGCCACAGCCCCAACAATGATTGCCCTGCAATTGATCTTGAAAGGCTGGTTGCGTCGTTGAAACCATCAATGCTGCTCCTTGAAGCAAAATTTATTCGCTATACCCATGAGGATGTTGTTGATGCCAAGCCCAAGCACTCTCGATGATACTCTCGATCGTGGCATAGCGTGGCTCCCAGCCCAAATCGCGGCGAATCGTTTCCGATGAAGCGACCAAGGTTGCCGGATCGCCAGCACGGCGCGGCGCAACCACCGCTGGAATCGCATGACCAGTTACATTGCGCACTGCTTGGATGACTTCTTTGACGCTGAAACCGCCGCCATTGCCCAAATTGTAGCGGCGACTGGCTCCGCCGTTGAGCAAAGCTTGCAAGGTCAGAATATGGGCCGAGGCCAAATCGCTCACATGCACATAGTCGCGCACACACGAACCATCGGGCGTTGGATAATCGTCGCCGAAGATCGCAATTGATTCGCGCTGGCCCAAAGCAACTTGCAAAACCAAGGGAATCAAGTGGGTTTCAGGGTCATGGTGTTCGCCAATGGTGGGCGTACAACCACAGGCATTGAAATAACGCAGTGCACCATAGTGAATGCCATGCACCCGTTCATACCAATAGAGCGCCCGCTCCATCCACGCTTTCATCTCACCATAGGGCGAACCTGGCACAATTCGTTCGTTTTCGTCGATTGGCATTTTGGCGGGGTCGTCGAAGAGATTGGCGGTTGATGAGAGAATAAAGGCCTTCACGCCATGTTCAGCGGCAACCGTCAGCAAATTAATCCCTGCCACCACGCTATCACGCAGATAATACTCAGGGTGCTGCATCGACTCGCCGACCAAAGTATGCGAGGCAAAGTTTAAAATCCCATCGAAAGGGCCATGGGCTTCAAAGGCACTGCGAATTTCAGCAATATTATTCAGATCACCCAAGACAAAGGTCGCAGCGGCAGGAACCGCTTGGCGATGGCCTTGGCGCAAATTATCAAAGATTACAACGTCATAGCCGGCATCAAGCAATGCGGCACTGGTTACGCTGCCAATATAGCCAGCGCCACCGGAGACCAAAATACGCATACAAACTCCTTTTTACACGGCAAGATCGTCGTGTAGCATCGAATTCGCTGGCTATTGTAGCCGAATCAGCTTAATTGTGGGTGAGAAGCATGATCAAGTCAGAAAGCAAAAGGCAAAAGGCAGAAATGGAACAAAGGGTGCAAGTTCTAGGGCAGCGATGTGACGTTGTTTGTCACAAAATAGGCTATGCTATAGCTAGGCCGCAATCGGCTTGCAATTGCTATTTGTGAGGTATCCATGATTTTTGCGTGGATGGGCTATTTTGGTCAATCAAGTTTGACCAACTGGGATGGCCGCTTAAAACTCGATCCAATTGGCCACCCCGTGCACCTACATTTGGAATACAATTATCGCTCGAAAACGCCTGCCCAAACTTGGCAGGATTATTTTAACGCTTGGCTGGCAACCGATGAGCCAGCTAAAACCACGGGCTTGGTGATTGGCCGCTGGTGGCAGGATTCAGCCCACGATGGCGATATTGATCTTGTTTTAGAAAGCTTGGTTAATGCCCGCGAGTGCTTGCCCTTGCTCAAAGCCCTGTTCATCGGCGATTTTACCTCTGACGAATGGGAAATTTCGTGGATTTTGCAAGGCGATTATGCTGCAATCTTGGCCGCCTACCCGCAGCTTGAATATTTGGCAATTCGCGGTGGCTCAAACCTTAGTTTTGGTGCGATTCAGCATCAACAACTCAAGGCCTTAATCATTCAAACTGGTGGGTTAGCGGCGCAAGTTGTGCGTGATGTGGCTGCCGCCAATTTACCAGCGCTTGAGCACTTAGAGCTGTGGTTGGGTAGTAATGAGTATGGCGGCAATTCAACGATCGACGATTTACAGCCGATTTTGCAGGGTGAGCGTTTTCCCAACTTGGTAACCTTAGCCTTACGTGATTGTGAATATGCTGATCTGCTGGCTCAAGCAGTGGCTAATGCCCCAATTGTTGAACGGATCAAAATCCTCGATCTTTCGCTGGGCAACTTGAGCGATACCGGAGCCGAGGCCTTATTCACTAGCCCAGCGATTCGTAAGCTTGAATTTCTCGATTTGCATCACCATTATATGAGCGATGGCATGCGCGATTGTTGGCCGACGATCGAAGTTAATTGCGATGTGAGCGATCAACAAATTGCCGACGAAGATGGCGACGAAGAATATCGCTATATCGCCGTCAGCGAGTAAGGAGCACAACAATGGCTCAATTGCCATGGATGTCGGAGCTGGCTCCATCGAATATTGCCGATTGGGATCACCCCAGTGTCTTGCAATCAACTGGTGTAGTACATCGCATCGGGCTTGGCTACGAAGATGATTACGATACCAAGACAGCGTGGATTGATCGCTTTGCTGATTTTTTGGCCTTGCCCAAGGTTGAAAAAACCACAGGTTTGGTGATTGGCCCGTGGTGGGAGCTTGATGATGGCAATGGCCCGGTTGATCAGGTGATTGAAACCTTGGTCAGTGCCGCGCCCCAATTGCCCAATGTACGCGCCTTATTTATTGGCGATATTACCAGCGAAGAATCGGAAATTTCGTGGATCGAGCAGGATGATCTTTCGCCCTTGCTCTCGGCGTTTCCCAATTTGCAGCATTTTGCAATTCGCGGGGCCAATGGCTTGAGCCTTGGTTCATGTCAGCATTCCCAACTCAAAACCTTGGTGATTCAAAGTGGTGGCTTGCCCAACCGAGTCGTGCAGGAAATTTTGCACGGCAAATTGCCAGCCTTAGAGCACCTCGAATTATGGCTTGGCTCCGATTGGTATGGCGGCGATGTTACCCTGACTGATCTCGAACCCTTGCTGAACGGTGAGTTATTTCCCAATCTCAAGGTGTTGGCCTTGCGCGATTGCTCGTTTGCTGATGATTTGGCGATTGCCATCAGCCAATCCAAGATCATCAATCGGATCGAAGTGCTCGATCTTTCGTTGGGCAATCTTGGCGACGATGGGGCCAAGGCACTTTTGGCATGCCCAGCGATTAAACAACTCAAACTGCTCGATTTGCACTATCACTATATCGAGCAGGAAATTGCCCAACAATTCAAACAATTGGGCATTGAAGTCGATATCTCCGAGCCACAAGATCCTCATCGCTATGATCGACGCTATATCGCGGTGAGTGAATGATCGTTATTGGCAATCCACATGATCGACGAGTTGCGCTGTGGCAGGCGGCCTTGGATCGTCAAGGTCAGCCGCCAGCCCATGTGATCAGCTACTACGATCTATTGGCAGGTCAAATTTATTCGGCAGAATGGATCAAATCTGGCGAGTTAGTACGGATTGAATCGCCTGGTAAGGATGAACAACTGTATCGTGAACTGGTACGGTTTGGCGCTGAACTAAGGCCTGAGCCTGAGTTTGAGCATTGGCCGATTGATGCTGAGTTGCCGCAAGAGCGCGGGCGCTTGTGGGGTAGTCGCCAATGGTATCGTGGTTATACCCGCTTGCTAAGCCAGCTCGAACAACAATTAACCAACTTGAATGCACGCTTGTTACAACATCCCACTGACATTGCCGTAATGTTCGATAAAGTGGCCTGCCATGCCCGGTTAGCGCAAGCCGATGTGCTTGTGCCACGCAGTTTGCCAGCAATTGGCTCGTTTGAAGAATTACAAGCAGCGCTGCAAACTCATGGCTGGCAGCGAGCTTTTATCAAACTAGCGCATGGTTCAAGCGCCTCGGGCGTGGTGGCTTATCGCACCAATGGCCGCCAAATGCAGGCCATTACCACGGTCGAGTTGGTTGAAACTAGTGCTGGTTTGCAATTGTACAACTCTCGCAGTTTGCGCACCTACACCCATTTGCGCGAAATTCAACCATTAATTGATGCCTTGGCCAAACAACGAGTCCATGTTGAAGAGTGGGTTCCGAAGGCGCGGCTGGCGGGCAAGGTCTACGATTTACGCATGTTGGTGATTGCGGGCAAAGCCCAACACACGGTTGTGCGCACCAGCACTACGCCAATTACCAACCTGCATCTATTAAATCCACGCGGCGATTTGGCGGCGGTACAAGCCCAGTTGGGAGCCGAATTTTGGCAGGCTGTGCGACAACAGGCCGAAGCGGCTAGTGCATGTTTTAAGCGTTCGCTGTACGCTGGGGTTGATTTGCTGATTGCCAATAGCCTGAAACATTGCTTGGTTGGCGAAGTCAATGCCTTTGGCGATTTGCTACCAAATGTGTTGGTCGATGGACTTGATAGTTATGAGGCAGAATTAGTGGGGCTAGGGAGCAGGGACTAGGGGCTAGGGGTCAGTAGCTAGAGGCTAGGGTTTAGAGCCAGGTATAAAATCCGTGCTAAAAACCGAATTCTCTCTATCTTCTAGAATTCAATTTCTGGCACCTGAACCCTAATTCCTAGCTGATCGAAAGAATCCCATGAAACAATACATTCCAACGCACGACATTGTGCTCATAACCTTGGATACTTTGCGCTACGACGTGGCGGTAGCTGAGTGGACGAATGGTGGCACACCCAATTTACGGGCACTGTTGCCAGACGGCTGGCAAGAACGCCATAGCCCAGGCTCGTTCACCTATGCTGCGCATCAAGCGATGTTTGCTGGTTTTATGCCCACGCCTGCTACACCTGGCCCACATGGCCGTTTGTTTGCGGCCCGTTTTGCTGGCAGCGAAACCACCACTGAGCAAACCTTTACCTTTGACGCACCAGAAATTGTCACAGGCTTGGCGCAGGTTGGCTATCGCACGATTTGTATCGGCGGCGTGGGCTTTTTCAATCGCCAAACTGCATTAAGCTGTGTACTGCCCGATTTATTTCAGGAATCGTATTGGGAGCCAGGCTTGGGAGTGACCGAGCCACGTTCGACCGAGTTTCAGGTGGCCTTGGCAGTTGAGCGCTTACAGGCAATCCCAGCCGAGCAACGAATCTTTCTGTTTATCAATATTTCAGCCTTGCATCAACCCAATTGCCACTATTTGGCTGGCGCGAAAGGTGATACGTTGGCAAGTCATGCGGCGGCTTTACGCTATGTTGATAGCCAGTTGCCAGCCTTATTTGCTGCGCTACGACGGCGCAACCCAAGCTTTTTAATGCTCTGTTCTGATCATGGTACAGCCTATGGCGAGGATGGTTTTTCTGGCCATCGCCTAGCCCATCCCACGGTTTGGACAGTGCCCTATGCTGATTGCTGTTTGGAGGAAGCCCATGCATCTGCGTGAATATGCCAATGCTACGCCTTACATGGGCTATAGCTATAGTTACCCACATAAATCGGCCTATCGCCAGCTGGAGCCACGCTCGTTACGCGAAGTTTGGGCCGACGAAGCGCATGATCAACTATTTCTATATTTGCACATTCCCTTTTGCGAGATGCGCTGTGGCTTTTGTAATTTGTTCACGACCACTAACCCCAACGAATCGATGGTACAGCGCTATTTGGCGACGTTAGAGCTTCAGATGCAGGCAGTTCACAACGAGCTTGGCGATGTGCAGTTTAGTCGCATGGCGATTGGTGGAGGTACACCAACCTATTTAAGTGCTAGCGAATTGGATCAGCTTTTTAGCATGAGCCAGCGCTGGCTTGGGGTCGATTCACGAGCGATTCCCTTATCGGTTGAAACGTCGCCCCACACTGCGACCGCTGATCGCATGGCGATATTAGGTCAAGCAGGGGTTGATCGGGTAAGCATTGGGGTGCAGAGCTTCCTTGATCATGAAGCCCATGCTGCTGGCCGTGCCCAACGCCGACCTGAGGTTGAGCAGGCGCTAGCCACAATTCGCGCAGCCCAAATTCCCACATTAAATATTGATTTAATTTATGGTTTGCCCAACCAAACCGTGGCAACATGGCTTGAATCGTTGGAAATTGCCTTGCAGTGGCGGCCCGAAGAGTTGTATTTGTATCCGTTGTATGTGCGACCGTTGACTGGCTTGGATCGGCGGGGCACAGGCTGGGAGCACGATTTACGCTTGGAATGCTATCGGGCGGGCCGTGAACGCTTGTTGGCGGCAGGCTATCAGCAAATTTCAATGCGTATGTTTCGCGCCGCTCATGCGCCAGACGACAGTCAAGCACCAAGGTATTGCTGCCAAACTGATGGGATGTTGGGCTTGGGCGCTGGTGCGCGTTCGTACACTCGCAAGCTCCATTATTCCAGCGATTATGCGGTTGGGGCTAGCTCGGTTCGTCAAATTATTCAAAATTACAATCAGCGCAGTTTGCTTGATTTGAGCCAAGTTGATTATGGTTGTGTTGTTTCGAGTGCTGAGCAACACCGCCGCTTTGTGATTCAATCGCTGTTACAGGTCAGTGGGCTGGATACGCAAGCCTATCGGGCGCAATTTGGCAGCGATGTTTTAGCTGATTTGAGCCAAATCAACGAATTAATTGAGTGTGGTTGGGCTGAATATCAGCATGGCGTGTATCAATTAACTCCAACCGGTTTAGAACGCTCAGATCTGATTGGCC carries:
- a CDS encoding STM4012 family radical SAM protein, coding for MHLREYANATPYMGYSYSYPHKSAYRQLEPRSLREVWADEAHDQLFLYLHIPFCEMRCGFCNLFTTTNPNESMVQRYLATLELQMQAVHNELGDVQFSRMAIGGGTPTYLSASELDQLFSMSQRWLGVDSRAIPLSVETSPHTATADRMAILGQAGVDRVSIGVQSFLDHEAHAAGRAQRRPEVEQALATIRAAQIPTLNIDLIYGLPNQTVATWLESLEIALQWRPEELYLYPLYVRPLTGLDRRGTGWEHDLRLECYRAGRERLLAAGYQQISMRMFRAAHAPDDSQAPRYCCQTDGMLGLGAGARSYTRKLHYSSDYAVGASSVRQIIQNYNQRSLLDLSQVDYGCVVSSAEQHRRFVIQSLLQVSGLDTQAYRAQFGSDVLADLSQINELIECGWAEYQHGVYQLTPTGLERSDLIGPWLYSPQIRQLSAEFILR